The proteins below are encoded in one region of Micromonospora yangpuensis:
- a CDS encoding DivIVA domain-containing protein, giving the protein MASQGQRFRRKALRRGYKVDEVDAFLDRVEATLDGRSVGAPVASQEVHDVVFRVRFNGYDEWQVDLHLDRVERQLAELEERGGAATGRGEARTPDRLGPPPERTAPDRMNPDRMGPPDRGGEDRMGSPDRMALDRIGPPDRMALDRMGPPDRMGPPDRMGPPDRMGPPDRMGPPDRMGPPDRMGPPDRMGPPDRMGPPDRMGPPDRMGPPDRMGPPDRMGPPDRMGPPDRMGPPMRDDRGMPPGPQPMPPRAMPGQGGPPPDRYGRYEENTGGFAAGYDAPQRGGYDAPRTPTGPGPGMGGPGAPMGPGGHGGPAPRGLPAGPSGYGPEEPRFDGFEAGRHGRADMTAEIRMPEHELRELRGGRGPAGPPPVPSQAPGGPPMAPPPPMGGPPPAGPPMIGPPMAGPPGSDLHQVDQIRRSFQVRRFGSGYDPDQVDHFFESLLGAMAGRGPMPVNPKDLDTLRFGLVPGGYFEAEVDSALKDVQDILFGR; this is encoded by the coding sequence GTGGCGAGTCAGGGTCAGCGGTTCCGGCGCAAGGCGCTGCGCCGCGGGTACAAGGTCGACGAGGTCGACGCCTTCCTGGACCGGGTCGAAGCGACCCTCGACGGCCGGTCCGTCGGTGCCCCGGTGGCTTCCCAGGAGGTCCACGACGTCGTCTTCCGGGTTCGCTTCAACGGCTACGACGAGTGGCAGGTCGACCTCCATCTGGATCGGGTCGAGCGACAGTTGGCCGAGCTGGAGGAGCGCGGTGGCGCCGCCACCGGCCGCGGTGAGGCGCGGACTCCCGACCGACTCGGCCCGCCGCCGGAGCGGACGGCTCCGGACCGGATGAACCCCGACCGCATGGGACCGCCGGACCGGGGCGGCGAGGACCGGATGGGTTCCCCGGACCGGATGGCCCTCGACCGGATCGGACCCCCCGACCGGATGGCCCTCGACCGGATGGGCCCGCCCGACCGCATGGGTCCGCCGGATCGGATGGGCCCCCCTGACCGGATGGGACCTCCTGATCGGATGGGTCCGCCTGACCGGATGGGACCCCCTGACCGGATGGGTCCGCCGGATCGGATGGGTCCGCCGGATCGGATGGGACCCCCTGATCGGATGGGACCCCCTGATCGGATGGGACCTCCTGATCGGATGGGTCCGCCGGATCGGATGGGCCCGCCGGATCGGATGGGACCCCCGGATCGGATGGGTCCGCCGATGCGGGATGACCGGGGCATGCCGCCCGGGCCGCAGCCGATGCCGCCCCGCGCCATGCCGGGGCAGGGCGGGCCGCCGCCGGACCGTTACGGTCGGTACGAGGAGAACACCGGCGGGTTCGCCGCCGGCTACGACGCGCCGCAACGCGGCGGGTACGACGCACCGCGTACGCCGACCGGTCCGGGGCCCGGGATGGGCGGCCCGGGCGCTCCGATGGGGCCGGGTGGTCACGGCGGCCCCGCGCCGCGCGGTCTGCCGGCCGGGCCCAGCGGGTACGGCCCGGAGGAGCCCCGCTTCGACGGCTTCGAGGCCGGTCGACACGGGCGGGCCGACATGACCGCCGAGATCAGGATGCCCGAACACGAGCTGCGTGAGCTGCGCGGGGGCCGGGGTCCGGCTGGTCCGCCACCGGTGCCGTCGCAGGCGCCAGGTGGCCCACCCATGGCCCCGCCACCGCCGATGGGCGGTCCGCCGCCCGCCGGTCCGCCGATGATCGGTCCGCCGATGGCCGGTCCCCCCGGCAGCGACCTGCACCAGGTCGACCAGATCCGCCGCAGTTTCCAGGTACGCCGGTTCGGTAGCGGCTACGACCCGGACCAGGTGGACCACTTCTTCGAGAGTCTGCTCGGCGCGATGGCGGGGCGGGGCCCCATGCCGGTCAACCCGAAGGACCTGGACACTCTCCGCTTCGGTCTGGTGCCCGGCGGGTACTTCGAGGCGGAGGTCGACTCGGCCCTCAAGGACGTCCAGGACATCCTCTTCGGCCGCTGA
- a CDS encoding DUF2631 domain-containing protein → MAGSEPVTSPDQHKPGHRKAGRIGAVVTALAMLAMICGNHEGRVEDLWLVGIAVLLLGIVIGDVVLRRNGLRS, encoded by the coding sequence GTGGCAGGCAGTGAGCCGGTAACGTCGCCCGATCAGCACAAGCCTGGACACCGGAAGGCCGGCCGGATCGGCGCGGTGGTCACCGCGCTGGCGATGCTGGCGATGATCTGCGGCAACCACGAGGGCAGGGTCGAGGATCTCTGGCTGGTCGGCATCGCCGTACTGCTGCTGGGCATTGTGATCGGCGACGTGGTGCTGCGCCGCAACGGTCTGCGTTCCTGA
- a CDS encoding phytoene desaturase family protein codes for MEGQLPARADVVIVGAGHNGLVSAILLARAGLDVLVLEAAGVIGGATRTERPFPKVPGLRHSTGSYLLGLMPPELLATLDVRIPVLRRDPHYFLPTPGGPGSPYLLMGSDQAATRAQLAEFFSPADVAADEAMQAELAALRDDLAPAWLADPLPVAETAQRYVRPALRQVFTDLVGGSVADYLARFEFRSELLVSMYAVTDGLSGLNAGPDDPGTGHNFLVHNMCRLPGSGGTWMIAEGGMGTVSGTFADAARAAGARIVTGAPVTAITLDGGAASGVVLADGRAVRAEVVLGACDPYRLMGLLPDGALPEPLSARMAAVRRTGTTLKLNLALRGLPRFSCLPQDAPSPFGSTIHLLPGSASLTGGGGAPPMAALRAMWDDVRAGRLPAEPTIEWYLHTTVDPSLADPAGHHSSALFVQSVPYDLADTTWDAALPGYVERLVQICERYAPGTGDLIADAVPLPPPGIEAHFGITGGHIHHVDNTVSFADRMPYATGVDGVYAGSAGCHPAGSVIGAAGHNAARRILADLDH; via the coding sequence GTGGAGGGTCAGCTGCCGGCGCGGGCCGATGTGGTGATCGTCGGGGCCGGGCACAACGGGCTGGTCTCCGCGATCCTGCTGGCCCGCGCCGGGCTCGACGTGCTGGTGCTGGAGGCCGCCGGGGTGATCGGGGGCGCCACCCGCACCGAACGGCCGTTTCCGAAGGTCCCCGGGTTACGTCACTCCACCGGGTCGTACCTGCTGGGGTTGATGCCGCCGGAGTTGCTGGCCACGCTCGACGTGCGGATCCCGGTGCTGCGCCGCGACCCGCACTACTTCCTGCCCACCCCGGGCGGCCCTGGCTCGCCGTACCTGTTGATGGGCAGTGACCAGGCGGCGACCCGGGCGCAGCTCGCGGAGTTCTTCTCCCCCGCCGACGTGGCCGCCGACGAGGCCATGCAGGCCGAGCTGGCCGCGCTGCGCGACGACCTCGCGCCGGCCTGGCTCGCCGACCCGCTGCCGGTCGCCGAGACCGCGCAGCGCTACGTCCGGCCGGCGCTGCGGCAGGTCTTCACCGACCTGGTCGGCGGCTCGGTCGCCGACTACCTGGCCCGCTTCGAGTTCCGCTCCGAGCTGCTGGTCAGCATGTACGCGGTCACCGACGGGCTGTCCGGGCTGAACGCCGGGCCGGACGACCCCGGGACGGGGCACAACTTCCTGGTGCACAACATGTGCCGGCTGCCCGGCTCCGGCGGCACCTGGATGATCGCCGAAGGTGGGATGGGCACCGTGTCGGGCACCTTCGCCGACGCCGCCCGCGCCGCCGGAGCCCGGATCGTCACCGGCGCACCCGTCACGGCGATCACCCTCGACGGTGGGGCGGCCAGCGGGGTGGTGCTCGCCGACGGGCGGGCGGTCCGCGCCGAGGTGGTGCTCGGCGCCTGCGACCCGTACCGGTTGATGGGGTTGTTGCCCGACGGTGCGCTACCGGAACCGCTCAGCGCGCGGATGGCGGCGGTGCGGCGTACCGGCACCACGCTCAAGCTCAACCTGGCCCTGCGCGGCCTGCCCCGGTTCTCCTGCCTGCCGCAGGACGCGCCGAGCCCGTTCGGCTCCACCATCCACCTGCTGCCCGGGTCGGCGTCGCTGACCGGTGGTGGGGGTGCGCCGCCGATGGCCGCGCTGCGCGCCATGTGGGACGACGTACGGGCCGGCCGGCTGCCCGCCGAGCCCACCATCGAGTGGTACCTGCACACCACCGTCGACCCGTCGCTGGCCGACCCGGCCGGGCACCACTCGTCGGCGCTCTTCGTCCAGTCGGTGCCGTACGATCTTGCCGACACCACGTGGGACGCGGCGCTGCCCGGCTACGTCGAGCGGCTGGTGCAGATCTGCGAACGGTACGCGCCCGGCACCGGCGACCTGATCGCCGACGCGGTGCCGCTGCCCCCACCCGGCATCGAGGCGCACTTCGGCATCACCGGCGGGCACATCCACCACGTCGACAACACCGTCTCGTTCGCCGACCGGATGCCGTACGCGACCGGGGTCGACGGGGTGTACGCGGGCAGCGCCGGCTGTCACCCGGCCGGCAGCGTGATCGGTGCCGCCGGCCACAACGCCGCCCGACGCATCCTCGCCGACCTCGACCACTGA
- a CDS encoding pyridoxamine 5'-phosphate oxidase family protein, giving the protein MQQPSVSIAPGSALGTAISAYRTCELATLAKDGTPVAWPTSGLLRQDGTIMITTSLGYPQKAFNVRRDPRVAVLFSDPTASGLTQPEQILVRGTADCPDEVHTEPTGDLGAFWAQMFQRQPVSRTYLNWPATMFTDFYFMRLLITVTPTEVTTRPLPTTTATAAGGAASTSTEGGSPVEGLVGAQVLAAYPSVVLAALDGSGAPLLVRTTVTVGADGYRVVVPDGVEPVEGPASLLVHQHDAQLWNLHNANVRGELVRGTDGWMLRPRRLIEPAARHRPRRTDSLRTVRTTRAATRRYLERRGWKRPTIPWAVYRALRPDGSSR; this is encoded by the coding sequence ATGCAGCAGCCCTCCGTAAGCATCGCGCCCGGATCCGCGCTCGGCACGGCGATCTCCGCCTACCGCACCTGTGAGCTGGCAACGCTTGCCAAGGACGGTACGCCGGTCGCCTGGCCGACCTCCGGGCTGCTCCGGCAGGACGGCACGATCATGATCACCACCTCCCTGGGGTACCCGCAGAAGGCGTTCAACGTACGCCGCGATCCCCGGGTGGCGGTGCTCTTTTCCGACCCCACGGCCAGCGGGCTGACCCAGCCCGAGCAGATCCTGGTACGCGGCACGGCGGACTGCCCCGACGAGGTGCACACCGAGCCGACCGGAGACCTGGGCGCCTTCTGGGCGCAGATGTTCCAGCGCCAGCCGGTCAGCCGTACCTACCTCAACTGGCCGGCGACCATGTTCACCGACTTCTACTTCATGCGGCTGTTGATCACCGTCACCCCGACCGAGGTGACCACCCGTCCGCTGCCGACCACCACCGCCACGGCGGCCGGGGGTGCGGCGTCGACGTCGACCGAGGGCGGCTCACCGGTCGAGGGCCTGGTCGGTGCGCAGGTGCTGGCGGCGTACCCGAGTGTGGTGTTGGCGGCCCTGGACGGAAGCGGGGCGCCGCTGTTGGTGCGCACCACCGTGACTGTCGGCGCGGACGGCTACCGGGTGGTGGTGCCGGACGGGGTGGAACCCGTCGAGGGCCCGGCCAGCCTGCTGGTCCACCAGCACGACGCGCAGTTGTGGAACCTGCACAACGCCAACGTGCGCGGTGAGCTGGTCCGCGGTACGGACGGCTGGATGCTGCGCCCGCGGCGACTGATCGAGCCGGCCGCCCGGCACCGGCCCCGCCGGACGGACTCGCTGCGCACGGTGCGTACCACCCGGGCCGCCACCCGCCGCTACCTGGAACGGCGCGGCTGGAAGCGCCCCACCATCCCGTGGGCGGTCTACCGCGCCCTGCGCCCCGACGGCAGCAGTCGGTAG
- a CDS encoding Rieske 2Fe-2S domain-containing protein: MRVTGTGHASMRIDTAAGSILCDPWVNPAYFASWFPFPDNSLLDWETLGQVDYLYVSHLHRDHFDAKHLRDFVSKDATVLLPEFPTSEMEDEFRALGFTKFLKAPNEQVVELDGGLKIMIQALTSPTDGPIGDSSLWVEYDGVRLLNQNDARPTDLGLFTELGHVHAHLLQFSGAIWYPMVYELPQSAKTAFGKQKRDRQFDRTWRYIDDLKASHVFPIAGPPCFLDDALWQFNDIHGDEGNIFPDQSVFLAEYAKVGGTNGIVLLPGSVAEVTTSGATTTHPQPVEEFFANKVAHLEEMRERKRPVIEAEKASWRHPEIDVLKEMKRRIEPLLDESIYLAKGVGGPVRFDLVSPDGSGGESVESIVVDFPGKEVRPYADEKVRYRFRTERALIEHLLHIGEVDWVNSLFLSCRFSAARIGQYNEFVYAFFKCLSTERLQYAEGWYDEHERAVDAEDITLGDWVVQRRCPHLKADLSRFGIVEGDQLTCQLHGWKFDLPSGRCLTSVGHKVRAHRVGEEEATPQSAP, encoded by the coding sequence GTGCGAGTGACCGGTACGGGCCATGCCAGCATGCGGATCGACACGGCCGCGGGCAGCATCCTGTGCGACCCGTGGGTCAATCCGGCCTACTTCGCCTCCTGGTTCCCCTTCCCCGACAACTCCCTGCTGGACTGGGAGACCCTCGGACAGGTCGACTACCTGTACGTCTCCCACCTGCACCGGGACCACTTCGACGCGAAGCACCTGCGGGACTTCGTCAGCAAGGACGCCACCGTCCTGCTCCCCGAGTTCCCCACCTCCGAGATGGAGGACGAGTTTCGCGCGCTGGGCTTCACCAAATTTCTCAAGGCCCCGAACGAGCAGGTCGTCGAGCTCGACGGCGGCCTGAAGATCATGATCCAGGCGTTGACCAGCCCCACCGACGGTCCGATCGGTGACTCCTCGCTCTGGGTGGAGTACGACGGGGTCCGGCTGCTCAACCAGAACGACGCCCGCCCGACCGACCTGGGCCTCTTCACCGAGTTGGGGCACGTGCACGCCCACCTGCTCCAGTTCTCCGGGGCCATCTGGTACCCGATGGTCTACGAACTGCCGCAGTCGGCCAAGACCGCGTTCGGCAAGCAGAAGCGGGACCGTCAGTTCGACCGGACCTGGCGCTACATCGACGACCTGAAGGCCTCGCACGTCTTCCCGATCGCCGGCCCGCCGTGCTTCCTCGACGACGCGTTGTGGCAGTTCAACGACATCCACGGCGACGAGGGGAACATCTTCCCCGACCAGTCGGTCTTCCTGGCCGAGTACGCCAAGGTCGGCGGGACCAACGGCATCGTGCTGCTGCCCGGCAGCGTCGCCGAGGTCACCACCTCCGGCGCGACGACCACCCATCCGCAGCCGGTCGAGGAGTTCTTCGCCAACAAGGTCGCCCACCTGGAAGAGATGCGCGAGCGCAAGCGGCCGGTCATCGAGGCGGAGAAGGCGTCCTGGCGGCACCCGGAGATCGACGTCCTGAAGGAGATGAAGCGGCGGATCGAGCCGCTGCTCGACGAGTCGATCTACCTGGCCAAGGGGGTGGGTGGCCCGGTCCGCTTCGACCTCGTCAGCCCGGACGGCTCGGGTGGGGAGAGCGTCGAGTCGATCGTGGTGGACTTCCCGGGCAAGGAGGTCCGTCCGTACGCCGACGAGAAGGTGCGGTACCGGTTCCGTACCGAGCGGGCACTGATCGAGCACCTGTTGCACATCGGCGAGGTGGACTGGGTCAACTCGCTCTTCCTCTCCTGCCGGTTCTCGGCGGCCCGGATCGGCCAGTACAACGAGTTCGTGTACGCCTTCTTCAAGTGCCTCTCCACCGAGCGCCTCCAGTACGCCGAGGGCTGGTACGACGAGCACGAGCGGGCGGTCGACGCCGAGGACATCACCCTCGGTGATTGGGTCGTGCAGCGTCGCTGCCCGCACCTGAAGGCCGACCTGAGCCGGTTCGGCATCGTCGAGGGCGACCAGCTCACCTGTCAGCTGCACGGCTGGAAGTTCGACCTGCCCAGCGGTCGCTGCCTGACCAGCGTGGGGCACAAGGTCCGGGCGCACCGGGTAGGCGAGGAGGAGGCGACCCCGCAGTCGGCTCCGTAG